The Herpetosiphonaceae bacterium genome has a window encoding:
- a CDS encoding (2Fe-2S)-binding protein — MPDQHPITLTVNGVTYARSVEPRLTLADCLREDLELTGTHLGCEQGICGACTVLLNGEAVRSCLMLAVQADGQTITTIEGLAPDGRLTPLMRALRAHHGLQCGFCTPGIVVQMSSFLDTNPHPTEAEIRRALAGHLCRCTGYQGIVDAVLACAQRSMAHDESGAGSR; from the coding sequence ATGCCCGATCAACACCCGATCACGCTGACCGTGAACGGCGTGACGTATGCCCGGTCGGTTGAGCCGCGACTGACCCTTGCGGACTGTTTGCGTGAGGATCTCGAATTGACTGGAACCCACCTGGGCTGTGAGCAAGGGATCTGCGGCGCGTGTACCGTGCTGCTGAACGGAGAGGCCGTTCGCTCCTGCCTCATGCTGGCCGTGCAGGCCGATGGTCAGACGATCACAACCATCGAGGGGCTTGCGCCGGATGGGCGGCTCACACCGCTGATGCGCGCGCTGCGCGCGCATCATGGATTGCAGTGCGGCTTCTGTACGCCAGGCATCGTGGTCCAGATGAGCAGCTTTCTGGACACCAACCCGCACCCGACAGAAGCAGAGATTCGTCGGGCGCTGGCCGGGCACCTGTGCCGCTGTACGGGCTATCAGGGGATCGTCGACGCGGTGCTGGCGTGCGCGCAGCGCTCGATGGCCCACGACGAGTCAGGCGCAGGCAGCCGGTAA
- a CDS encoding molybdopterin cofactor-binding domain-containing protein: protein MTTAGQSDPRFIGRRVQRVEDPRFLLGRGQYIADIKLPRMAHVAFLRSPHAHARLTRIDTTRARALPGVFGVYTGEMLVGKLARPMMIVGNPPVTKTTRSYPLAVDKVRFVGDPIAVVVASSRYVAEDALDLIEVDYERLPVVIDAEQAIAAGAPLVDEDLGDNILAQYAQEMGDVAGAFATADTIVSAVFRQHRQTHVPLETRGGIADWDVARQAMLYYASTQAPHKLRDMLAALLGLPAHKLRVITPDVGGGFGQKSILQREDVVLCLIARELGRPVKWIEDRIENLSAGHHAREETCYIEAAVRSDGTILGMRSRLFTDAGAYPAIPLPAQMFTYLGASYIPGHWNIASYGFEAYTVATNKCPVGPFRAPPNIYSVVSEGIIEVIAHELGLDSVDVRRKNIVRREDQPYMTTMGFPLIFLSIDEAFEKALDLIDYPQFRHEQAQARQQSRYLGLGIATYIEPGAFSNQVYHSMGSEISGWDSATVRVEPTGQVTVMVGLLNHGQGLDTTLAQVVAEELGVDMADVTILYGDTARDPYGAGTQSSRSAVVGSGATSHASRTIREKILRIAAHLLEAAPEDMELRGGGRVGVKGVPDREVTLKDIAHTAHFHLAGLPEGETPGLETIGRYDPPFASFSNATHACVVEVDVATGQVRIDRYVVVEDCGTMLNPMVVDGQILGATVQGIGGVLYERLAYDHDGHPLAMTLADYLLPTAADVPAVRIEHIVTPSPLTPYGVKPMGEGGVLGAVPAVMNAIADALAPFGVRVTEQPFTPPRIRELLRQAGH, encoded by the coding sequence ATGACGACAGCCGGGCAATCCGATCCCCGCTTCATTGGCCGCCGCGTCCAGCGCGTCGAAGACCCACGCTTTTTGCTTGGGCGGGGGCAGTACATTGCCGACATCAAGCTGCCGCGCATGGCGCATGTGGCGTTCTTACGCAGCCCCCACGCCCACGCGCGTCTCACGCGGATTGATACCACGCGGGCACGAGCCCTGCCCGGCGTCTTTGGCGTGTACACCGGCGAGATGCTCGTCGGTAAGCTGGCCCGGCCGATGATGATCGTCGGCAACCCGCCGGTGACAAAGACGACGCGGAGCTACCCGCTGGCTGTAGACAAAGTGCGCTTTGTCGGCGATCCGATCGCGGTTGTCGTCGCGAGCAGCCGCTACGTGGCCGAGGATGCGCTCGACCTGATCGAGGTCGATTACGAGCGGCTGCCCGTCGTGATCGACGCCGAACAGGCGATTGCGGCTGGTGCTCCCCTGGTCGACGAAGATCTCGGCGACAACATTCTCGCGCAGTACGCTCAAGAGATGGGCGATGTCGCCGGTGCCTTTGCGACCGCCGACACGATCGTGTCGGCGGTGTTTCGTCAGCATCGTCAAACGCATGTGCCCCTCGAAACACGCGGCGGCATTGCCGACTGGGATGTTGCCCGGCAGGCCATGCTGTATTATGCCTCGACCCAGGCGCCGCATAAGCTGCGCGATATGCTCGCCGCGCTGCTTGGCCTCCCGGCGCACAAGCTGCGCGTGATCACACCGGATGTCGGCGGCGGCTTCGGGCAAAAGTCGATCTTACAGCGTGAAGATGTGGTCTTGTGTCTCATCGCTCGCGAGCTTGGTCGTCCCGTGAAATGGATTGAAGACCGCATTGAAAATCTCAGCGCGGGCCACCACGCGCGCGAAGAGACGTGCTACATCGAGGCGGCGGTCAGGTCGGACGGTACGATCCTGGGCATGCGGTCGCGGCTCTTCACCGATGCCGGTGCCTACCCTGCCATTCCGCTGCCCGCCCAGATGTTCACGTATCTGGGCGCCAGCTATATCCCCGGTCACTGGAACATTGCGAGCTATGGCTTTGAAGCGTACACCGTCGCGACCAACAAATGCCCGGTTGGGCCGTTCCGCGCCCCGCCCAATATCTACAGCGTGGTCAGCGAGGGGATCATCGAGGTGATCGCCCACGAACTAGGGCTGGACTCGGTCGACGTGCGGCGCAAAAATATCGTTCGCCGTGAGGACCAGCCCTACATGACGACGATGGGCTTTCCGCTGATCTTCCTTTCGATCGACGAGGCCTTTGAAAAAGCCCTTGACCTGATCGATTACCCGCAGTTTCGCCACGAGCAGGCGCAGGCCCGCCAGCAGAGTCGGTATCTCGGCTTAGGCATCGCGACGTATATCGAGCCGGGCGCGTTCAGCAATCAGGTATACCACAGCATGGGGAGCGAGATCTCAGGCTGGGATAGCGCGACGGTGCGCGTCGAGCCAACCGGTCAGGTGACGGTGATGGTCGGCCTCTTAAACCACGGCCAGGGATTGGATACCACCCTGGCTCAGGTCGTCGCTGAAGAGCTGGGCGTTGATATGGCCGACGTGACGATCCTGTATGGAGATACCGCGCGCGATCCGTATGGCGCTGGGACACAATCCAGCCGCAGCGCCGTCGTCGGCAGCGGAGCGACATCGCACGCCAGCCGTACGATCCGCGAAAAGATCCTGCGCATCGCCGCTCATCTTCTGGAAGCGGCTCCTGAGGACATGGAGCTACGTGGTGGCGGGCGCGTCGGGGTGAAAGGCGTGCCCGATCGCGAGGTGACGCTGAAGGACATTGCGCATACGGCGCATTTCCACCTCGCCGGATTGCCGGAAGGAGAAACGCCAGGCCTGGAAACGATCGGTCGCTACGATCCACCCTTTGCATCGTTCTCCAACGCGACTCATGCCTGCGTGGTCGAGGTGGATGTTGCGACCGGGCAGGTACGCATCGACCGGTATGTCGTGGTCGAAGATTGTGGCACGATGCTCAACCCGATGGTCGTCGACGGGCAGATCCTGGGGGCGACCGTGCAGGGCATTGGCGGCGTCTTATACGAGCGCCTGGCGTATGATCATGATGGTCATCCGCTCGCGATGACGCTCGCCGATTATCTGCTTCCCACGGCAGCGGACGTGCCAGCGGTGCGCATCGAGCACATCGTGACTCCCTCGCCCCTGACGCCCTACGGGGTGAAGCCAATGGGCGAAGGCGGCGTGCTTGGGGCCGTGCCTGCTGTGATGAATGCGATTGCCGATGCGCTGGCTCCATTCGGCGTGCGCGTGACCGAACAGCCGTTTACCCCGCCTCGGATTCGGGAGCTTTTGCGCCAGGCCGGTCACTGA
- a CDS encoding xanthine dehydrogenase family protein subunit M, whose protein sequence is MKPSAFEYYAPANLQESLALVREYGSEARLMAGGQSLMPLMNARLVRPTVIIDLNHVTELAYIQAAQQSLRIGAMTRQRSAEQSPAVREHLPLLAETLSWVGHIPIRNRGTIGGSVALGHPAAELPALAKVVDAQFVVMGADGRTRQLDPDAFFVAACTTALQPTDILTEIRLPYLPDQTGWSVQEVAPRQHDLALVGVIAVVTLDASGCCSDVRLGLFGVGDTAVRATQIEQRLIDLRPDAQTIRAAVADLPSLLDPPSDMHASAAYRREVAAVLAGRALTEAAQRARRGSGMPPRP, encoded by the coding sequence ATGAAGCCGTCGGCATTCGAGTATTACGCACCAGCAAATCTCCAAGAATCGCTTGCGCTGGTTAGAGAATATGGGTCGGAGGCCAGGCTTATGGCAGGCGGGCAAAGCCTGATGCCGCTGATGAATGCCCGCCTGGTACGCCCCACGGTGATCATCGATCTGAACCACGTCACGGAGCTGGCCTACATCCAGGCCGCCCAGCAGAGCCTTCGCATCGGCGCTATGACCCGCCAGCGAAGCGCAGAGCAGAGTCCGGCTGTCCGCGAACATTTGCCCCTGCTCGCGGAAACGTTGTCCTGGGTTGGACATATTCCGATTCGCAATCGTGGAACGATCGGCGGGAGCGTAGCACTTGGGCACCCGGCGGCAGAGCTTCCAGCCCTGGCGAAGGTCGTCGACGCGCAGTTCGTTGTCATGGGAGCGGATGGTCGCACGCGCCAGCTCGATCCCGATGCATTTTTCGTCGCCGCGTGTACCACTGCGCTTCAACCCACGGACATCTTGACCGAAATTCGCCTGCCGTATCTCCCAGATCAGACGGGCTGGTCGGTTCAAGAGGTCGCACCTCGGCAGCACGATCTGGCGCTCGTTGGGGTGATTGCCGTAGTGACGTTGGATGCGTCCGGCTGCTGCTCGGATGTGCGGCTGGGACTCTTTGGTGTCGGAGATACCGCCGTACGAGCGACGCAGATCGAGCAGCGATTGATCGATCTGCGACCGGATGCACAGACGATTCGCGCAGCCGTGGCGGATCTTCCGTCCCTGCTTGACCCGCCGAGCGATATGCATGCCTCGGCGGCCTACCGGCGAGAGGTTGCGGCGGTGCTGGCTGGTCGTGCGCTCACCGAGGCAGCGCAGCGAGCGCGTCGCGGCTCCGGGATGCCTCCTCGTCCCTGA
- a CDS encoding prolyl oligopeptidase family serine peptidase, with amino-acid sequence MKKLNLDMPATRRDPESGYTLHGRRFDDPYAWLERLDDAETQAWIAAQEAVTHAVLRTVPGRDWLRAAVARSARQARLSPPIRSGPHGREFLWQADASDEKLKLMLRRAPAAPLETVLDPNTWASDKALVFAVPSPDGALVAFGKSVGSTHDAVIQVLDVETGRLLRDRPRGTSHTSLTWRPDASGFFYAACPDPGEVPPGDEAHWNAIYEHRLGSDAPARRIFGDDRVKEYWCSVSISECGRFAVLYMWDFVHANVVYLLRLADDTLVPVAPAMRSINQVQVIGESLLIHTDLDAPRGRACVASLAAPTEWRTLIPESADTLQTVVGVGGRLYAVYSHAAAHRVRIHAEDGVYLRDLELPMLGSVNRNDGSGIISGVSGAWGGDDVWVSFESYVQPRSVYRYDYAANRLSPYDVPDVGIDPAAYVTSQVWYESLDGTPVSMFIIHRNDLPRDGCQPVRLSGYGGFNISVEPRFSALNAAWLKLGGVLAFANVRGGGEYGRAWHEAARATRRQNAFDDYIAAARWLVAAGYTTASRLASRGNSNGGLLVAVTAMQAPEAFGAVLCRAPTLDMLRFPRFGHMSSAIVEYGSPDDPVEGRYLADYSPYHNVRADRRYPVMMFVSALNDRVAPPYDPLKMVARLQADAKQGGPYLLLPLRDTGHGGGTSLTALIEQDVDELSFYCLALDVAPPAPDEASRAPSADAQ; translated from the coding sequence ATGAAGAAGCTGAACCTGGACATGCCCGCGACGCGACGCGATCCGGAGAGCGGCTATACGCTGCACGGTCGGCGGTTCGACGATCCGTACGCCTGGCTGGAGCGGCTCGACGACGCAGAAACGCAGGCATGGATCGCCGCGCAGGAAGCCGTCACGCACGCTGTGCTACGCACGGTGCCGGGACGCGACTGGCTGCGGGCAGCGGTCGCTCGCTCGGCGCGTCAGGCGCGGCTGTCGCCGCCGATCCGCAGCGGGCCGCACGGACGCGAGTTCCTCTGGCAGGCGGATGCCAGCGACGAGAAGCTGAAGCTCATGCTGCGGCGCGCCCCTGCGGCACCGCTTGAGACGGTGCTCGACCCCAACACCTGGGCGAGCGACAAGGCGCTGGTGTTCGCCGTGCCGTCTCCCGACGGCGCGCTGGTCGCGTTCGGGAAGTCCGTCGGCAGCACCCACGACGCGGTGATTCAGGTGCTCGATGTCGAGACGGGGCGGCTGCTGCGCGACCGGCCACGCGGTACGAGCCACACGTCGCTGACGTGGCGGCCCGACGCATCGGGGTTTTTCTATGCGGCGTGTCCCGATCCCGGCGAGGTGCCTCCGGGCGACGAGGCCCACTGGAACGCGATCTACGAGCACCGGCTCGGTTCGGACGCGCCAGCTCGCCGGATCTTCGGCGACGACCGTGTGAAGGAGTACTGGTGCTCCGTCAGCATCAGCGAGTGCGGACGCTTCGCCGTGCTGTACATGTGGGACTTCGTACACGCCAACGTCGTCTATCTGCTGCGCCTCGCCGACGACACGCTGGTGCCCGTGGCTCCCGCGATGCGCTCGATCAATCAGGTGCAGGTGATCGGCGAGTCGCTGCTCATCCATACCGACCTTGACGCGCCGCGTGGCCGTGCCTGCGTCGCGTCGCTCGCGGCACCGACGGAGTGGCGGACGCTCATTCCCGAAAGCGCGGACACGCTTCAGACAGTTGTCGGCGTCGGCGGGCGGCTCTACGCGGTCTACTCACATGCGGCGGCGCACCGTGTGCGCATCCACGCCGAGGACGGCGTCTATCTCCGCGACCTTGAGCTGCCGATGCTCGGCTCAGTGAATCGCAACGATGGATCAGGCATCATCAGCGGCGTTAGCGGCGCCTGGGGCGGCGATGACGTGTGGGTGAGCTTCGAGTCGTACGTGCAGCCACGCTCCGTGTATCGGTATGACTACGCCGCGAATCGCCTCTCACCATACGACGTGCCTGACGTTGGGATCGACCCAGCCGCGTACGTGACGAGCCAGGTCTGGTACGAGTCGCTCGACGGGACGCCCGTATCAATGTTCATCATCCACCGCAACGACCTGCCGCGCGACGGGTGCCAGCCCGTGCGTCTGAGCGGCTATGGAGGCTTCAACATCTCCGTTGAGCCGCGCTTTTCGGCGCTCAACGCCGCCTGGCTGAAGCTCGGCGGCGTACTGGCCTTCGCCAACGTGCGCGGCGGCGGCGAATACGGTCGCGCCTGGCACGAGGCGGCACGCGCCACACGGCGGCAGAACGCCTTCGACGATTATATCGCCGCAGCGCGCTGGCTCGTCGCGGCGGGCTACACAACGGCCTCCAGGCTCGCCTCGCGCGGCAACAGCAACGGCGGTCTGCTTGTCGCCGTCACCGCCATGCAAGCGCCCGAAGCCTTCGGAGCCGTGTTGTGCCGCGCGCCCACCCTCGATATGCTGCGCTTTCCACGATTCGGCCACATGAGCTCGGCGATCGTCGAATACGGCTCGCCCGACGATCCCGTCGAGGGCAGGTATCTCGCCGACTACTCGCCGTATCACAACGTGCGAGCCGATCGCCGCTATCCCGTGATGATGTTCGTGTCGGCGTTGAACGACCGCGTCGCGCCGCCCTACGATCCGCTCAAGATGGTTGCCAGGCTCCAGGCCGACGCCAAGCAGGGCGGACCCTATCTCCTGCTGCCGCTCCGAGACACAGGGCACGGCGGCGGCACCTCGCTGACGGCGCTCATCGAGCAGGACGTCGACGAGCTGAGCTTTTACTGCTTGGCGCTCGATGTCGCGCCACCCGCGCCGGACGAGGCCAGCCGCGCACCGTCGGCGGACGCGCAGTGA
- a CDS encoding AraC family transcriptional regulator, whose translation MARFHNIEHQVVVETLTHANGLAVERVRRFDHTTALPTYERWSGWAFRIMLGGTRYVEHDAQVYTLAPSSILWQSPLDHPVRLRALPGTSADHLVVRWSDRGWRRWLSMQPGFAQRHETLMMRRPVVALGVAPPQVLLVIRDLLALNEALRPSAYAMQQHAALLLHLLGGLHFDRHPHAAPPEQRRRVEAAQAYLARDLSQPPSLIELASALNVSPRQLQRDFVTCTGLTPRRYLNIMRLSEANALLSETNLPIATIAARLGYVSQTHFSTAFRQVYQCSPRQLRAAMHGQVGEEADE comes from the coding sequence GTGGCGCGTTTTCACAACATCGAGCATCAGGTCGTCGTCGAGACGCTGACGCACGCGAACGGCCTGGCCGTCGAGCGGGTGCGACGCTTCGACCACACCACCGCGCTGCCGACGTACGAGCGCTGGTCAGGCTGGGCATTTCGGATCATGCTCGGCGGGACACGTTATGTCGAGCATGACGCCCAGGTGTACACGCTTGCGCCCAGCTCGATCCTCTGGCAGAGCCCACTTGATCATCCCGTGCGGCTGCGCGCGCTGCCTGGCACGAGCGCCGACCACCTCGTGGTGCGATGGAGCGACCGGGGCTGGCGGCGCTGGCTCTCGATGCAGCCCGGCTTCGCGCAGCGCCACGAGACGCTGATGATGCGCCGCCCGGTCGTGGCGCTTGGCGTCGCGCCGCCGCAAGTGCTGCTCGTCATCCGCGATCTGCTGGCGCTCAACGAGGCGCTCCGACCGTCGGCATACGCGATGCAGCAGCACGCCGCCCTGCTGCTGCATCTGCTCGGCGGCCTCCACTTCGACCGGCACCCGCACGCCGCACCGCCTGAGCAGCGCCGACGGGTCGAGGCGGCCCAGGCGTACCTGGCGCGCGACCTGTCGCAGCCGCCGAGCCTGATCGAGCTGGCGTCCGCGCTCAACGTGAGTCCGCGCCAGCTTCAACGCGATTTTGTCACCTGCACCGGCCTCACACCGCGACGCTATCTCAACATTATGCGGCTCAGCGAGGCCAACGCGCTGCTGTCCGAAACCAACCTGCCGATCGCGACGATCGCGGCACGGCTTGGCTATGTCAGCCAGACCCATTTCAGCACTGCATTTCGCCAGGTGTACCAGTGCAGCCCGCGCCAGCTTCGCGCGGCAATGCATGGACAGGTTGGCGAAGAAGCGGACGAATAG
- a CDS encoding nitrate reductase, whose translation MTEATETLVRSQCPYCGVGCGIQLTVRDRQIVRVQGDPRHPANAGKLCIKGATLDQVLDTPNRLLQALHRPARWDDLAPLPLDHALDAAADGLRRMLAEHGPSAVAFYVSGQLTTETTYLINKFCKGLLGTNTIDANSRLCMASAVAGYTLAFGSDGPPCSYADIEAADAFFIWGSNTAECHPIVYRRVEKQVRQHGAKLVVVDPRCTATARYADLHLPIQPGGDTALLNGLLHILIRDGAYDPDFIGQHTEGWEAVVAAAQDWTPEATAQATGLQAEQIEYAAALFAQSERTLSLWSMGVNQSRNGVAKVTGIINLHLATGKIGLPGSGPFSLTGQPNAMGGRETGYLAHQLPGYRQIANPQHRAEIEAFWDLPPGAIDPQPGPPAIEMFQRLADGTIKAIWIIGTNPLASLPHSAMVERALSRADLVIVQEAYATSATLRYADIVLPAAQWAEQDGTFTASDRHVTLLNKAIDPPGEARPDWQLVQAVAHRLGYGDRLAYPDAAAIFDEFRQIAHGDSPLDLRGVSHARLRAGPLQWPCPDDDHPGTPRLYGDGRFATPSGRARFHPASFVPPAEQPDIEHPFWLTTGRVLEQWHTRTRTSQVPKLNHKAAHSYVEIHPVDALALGLGDGDRVTLVGRRGDCTSILRISDQIAPGTLFMPIHWEDANPNRLTNPAIDPRSKQPELKACSVQLLPVAELPTLAPQRERVRVAASDRAGLHGVRAPHKEER comes from the coding sequence ATGACCGAAGCAACCGAAACGCTGGTGCGCTCGCAATGTCCCTACTGCGGCGTGGGCTGCGGCATTCAGCTTACCGTCCGCGATCGGCAGATCGTGCGCGTGCAGGGCGATCCGCGCCATCCGGCGAACGCGGGCAAGCTCTGCATCAAGGGCGCGACCCTGGATCAGGTGCTCGACACGCCCAATCGCCTGCTGCAGGCGCTGCATCGTCCGGCGCGGTGGGACGATCTCGCGCCGCTCCCGCTCGATCACGCCCTGGATGCTGCGGCAGACGGGCTGCGCCGGATGCTGGCGGAGCACGGGCCGAGCGCCGTCGCCTTCTACGTGTCGGGCCAGCTCACCACCGAGACGACCTACCTGATCAACAAGTTCTGTAAGGGGCTGCTCGGCACCAACACGATCGATGCCAACTCGCGGCTATGCATGGCGAGCGCTGTCGCCGGATACACGCTGGCGTTCGGCAGCGACGGCCCGCCCTGCTCGTATGCCGACATCGAGGCGGCAGATGCGTTCTTCATCTGGGGCAGCAACACCGCCGAGTGCCATCCGATCGTCTACCGCCGCGTCGAGAAGCAGGTCCGGCAGCACGGCGCGAAGCTCGTGGTGGTCGATCCCCGCTGTACCGCGACGGCCAGGTATGCCGATCTGCACCTGCCGATCCAGCCCGGCGGCGATACCGCCCTGCTGAATGGGCTGCTGCACATCCTGATCCGCGATGGCGCATACGATCCGGACTTCATCGGGCAGCATACCGAGGGCTGGGAGGCGGTCGTCGCCGCAGCGCAGGATTGGACGCCTGAGGCGACGGCGCAGGCAACCGGCTTGCAAGCCGAGCAGATCGAGTACGCGGCAGCGCTCTTTGCCCAGAGCGAGCGGACGCTGAGCCTGTGGAGCATGGGCGTCAACCAGAGCCGCAACGGCGTCGCCAAGGTCACGGGCATCATCAATCTCCACCTCGCCACGGGCAAGATCGGCCTGCCCGGCAGCGGCCCGTTTTCGCTCACGGGCCAGCCGAATGCGATGGGTGGCCGTGAGACGGGCTACCTCGCGCATCAGCTGCCTGGCTACCGGCAGATCGCGAATCCGCAGCATCGCGCCGAGATCGAAGCGTTCTGGGATCTGCCGCCCGGCGCGATCGATCCACAGCCGGGACCGCCCGCGATCGAGATGTTCCAGCGCCTCGCCGACGGGACGATCAAGGCCATCTGGATCATCGGCACCAATCCCCTGGCGTCGCTGCCGCATAGCGCGATGGTCGAGCGGGCGCTGAGTCGTGCGGATCTGGTGATCGTGCAGGAGGCCTATGCCACGAGCGCGACGCTGCGCTACGCCGATATTGTCCTGCCGGCGGCGCAGTGGGCCGAGCAAGACGGCACGTTTACCGCGTCGGATCGGCATGTGACGCTGCTGAACAAAGCGATCGACCCGCCTGGCGAGGCGCGTCCCGACTGGCAGCTCGTGCAGGCCGTGGCACATCGCCTGGGCTACGGCGATCGGCTTGCCTACCCGGATGCCGCCGCGATCTTTGACGAGTTCCGGCAGATCGCCCACGGCGACTCGCCGCTCGACCTGCGTGGCGTCAGCCATGCGCGGCTGCGCGCGGGTCCGCTCCAGTGGCCGTGCCCCGACGACGATCATCCGGGGACGCCCCGGCTGTACGGCGATGGCCGCTTCGCGACGCCGAGCGGACGGGCGCGCTTTCATCCTGCCAGCTTTGTGCCGCCCGCCGAGCAGCCCGACATCGAGCATCCCTTCTGGCTCACGACCGGTCGCGTGCTGGAGCAGTGGCATACGCGCACCCGCACCAGCCAGGTGCCGAAGCTTAACCACAAGGCAGCGCACAGCTACGTGGAGATCCACCCGGTGGATGCGCTCGCGCTCGGCCTCGGCGATGGCGATCGCGTGACGCTGGTCGGGCGGCGCGGCGACTGTACGAGCATCCTCCGCATCAGCGATCAGATCGCGCCGGGCACGCTCTTCATGCCGATCCACTGGGAGGACGCCAATCCCAACCGGCTGACGAATCCGGCGATCGATCCCCGCAGCAAGCAGCCGGAGCTGAAGGCCTGCTCGGTTCAGCTTCTGCCGGTTGCAGAACTACCGACGCTCGCGCCGCAGCGGGAGCGGGTACGGGTCGCGGCGAGCGATAGGGCCGGGCTTCACGGCGTACGTGCGCCACACAAGGAGGAACGATGA